A DNA window from Amycolatopsis sp. DSM 110486 contains the following coding sequences:
- a CDS encoding carbohydrate ABC transporter permease: MVTQQLPVSVPAPVAPRRARRRRDGRAALMYLLPAGILLAALLVYPIYQLVLISFYDYGQPQAAGAAPLVFLGFDNYAALLQDVQFWTVLAKTVGFAAACVIGSLVVGTALAVLASRVRAVPRTLLFLAALGAWSTPAIAGSYVWLFLFDTDFGLVNEVLSGIGFTGMAHHSWTFGTFGAFGLVAAEVVWCSFPFVLVTMYAGIKAIPEEVLEAASLDGASMWRSTWTVVLPMVRPLLMIATIQSIIWDFKVFTQIYVMTNGGGVAGRNLVLNVYAYQQAFAGQEYGLGSAIGVVMTVLLLSITGLYVRSQRRSTAWL, encoded by the coding sequence ATGGTCACCCAGCAGCTGCCCGTCTCCGTCCCGGCTCCGGTCGCGCCCCGACGCGCGCGCCGGCGCCGGGACGGCCGGGCGGCCCTGATGTACCTGCTGCCCGCGGGCATCCTGCTCGCGGCGCTGCTGGTGTACCCGATCTACCAGCTGGTGCTGATCTCGTTCTACGACTACGGGCAGCCCCAGGCCGCGGGCGCGGCGCCGCTGGTGTTCCTCGGTTTCGACAACTACGCGGCGCTCCTCCAGGACGTGCAGTTCTGGACGGTGCTCGCGAAGACCGTCGGGTTCGCCGCCGCGTGCGTGATCGGCAGCCTCGTGGTCGGCACGGCGCTGGCGGTGCTGGCGTCGAGGGTGCGCGCGGTGCCGCGCACGCTGCTGTTCCTCGCGGCGCTCGGCGCGTGGTCGACGCCCGCGATCGCCGGCTCGTACGTGTGGCTGTTTCTCTTCGACACCGACTTCGGTCTCGTGAACGAGGTGCTCTCGGGCATCGGCTTCACGGGTATGGCGCACCACTCCTGGACGTTCGGCACCTTCGGCGCGTTCGGGCTCGTGGCGGCCGAGGTGGTCTGGTGCTCGTTCCCGTTCGTGCTGGTCACGATGTACGCCGGGATCAAGGCGATCCCGGAGGAGGTCCTCGAGGCCGCGTCGCTCGACGGCGCGTCGATGTGGCGCAGCACGTGGACGGTCGTGCTGCCGATGGTGCGGCCGCTGCTGATGATCGCGACGATCCAGTCGATCATCTGGGACTTCAAGGTGTTCACGCAGATCTACGTGATGACCAACGGCGGCGGCGTGGCGGGGCGCAACCTCGTGCTCAACGTCTACGCCTACCAGCAGGCCTTCGCCGGGCAGGAGTACGGCCTCGGCTCGGCGATCGGAGTCGTGATGACGGTGCTGCTCCTGTCGATCACCGGGCTGTACGTCCGGTCCCAGCGCCGGAGCACCGCATGGCTGTGA
- a CDS encoding amidohydrolase family protein, with protein sequence MDLVFRGAQVADGTGDPLARRDVGVTGDRITEVAEPGSLTGKRLLDADGLVLAPGFIDMHSHSDLQLLTNPDHLAKVSQGVTTEVLGQDGLSYAPVDDTVLEALRQQLAGWNDDPAGFDWNWRSVGEYLDRLDSGVAVNAAYLVPQGTVRMLAVGWENRPATDAELDRMKELIATGLEEGAFGLSSGLTYTPGMYADTAELVELCRVVGAHGGYYSPHHRSYGAGALEAFAEMVDVSRRADCPLHLAHATMNFSVNKGKAPELLKLLDDALDAGGDITLDTYPYLPGATYLSALLPSWATEGGLDATLARLSDADSRERIRVEIEETGSDGAHGVPIDWSGIEINGVRRQSNAGLVGHSVAESARAQGKTPAELYFATLVDERLGTSCLMHIGHEENVQAIMRHRTHTGGSDGLLVGNRPHPRAWGTFPRYLARYVRELGVLGLADCVAHLTGRAARRLRLADRGLVRPGYAADLVLFDPATITDTATFENPRQPAEGISHVFVNGVAAIEDTHPTGALAGHSLRHPGRGR encoded by the coding sequence ATGGATCTGGTCTTCCGCGGCGCCCAAGTCGCGGACGGCACCGGCGACCCGCTGGCCCGCCGCGACGTCGGCGTCACCGGCGACCGCATCACCGAGGTCGCCGAGCCGGGCTCGCTCACCGGAAAGCGCCTTCTGGACGCCGACGGCCTCGTGCTCGCGCCCGGGTTCATCGACATGCACTCGCACTCCGACCTGCAGCTGCTCACGAACCCGGACCATCTCGCGAAGGTCTCCCAGGGCGTGACCACCGAGGTGCTCGGCCAGGACGGCCTCTCGTACGCGCCGGTCGACGACACCGTGCTCGAAGCCCTGCGCCAGCAGCTCGCCGGCTGGAACGACGACCCGGCCGGCTTCGACTGGAACTGGCGCTCGGTCGGCGAGTACCTCGACCGGCTCGACAGCGGCGTCGCCGTGAACGCCGCCTACCTCGTGCCGCAGGGCACGGTCCGGATGCTCGCCGTCGGCTGGGAGAACCGGCCGGCGACCGACGCCGAGCTCGACCGCATGAAAGAGCTGATCGCGACCGGGCTCGAAGAAGGCGCTTTCGGGCTGTCCTCGGGGCTCACCTACACGCCGGGCATGTACGCGGACACGGCCGAGCTCGTCGAGCTGTGCCGCGTGGTCGGCGCGCATGGCGGCTACTACAGCCCTCACCACCGCAGCTACGGCGCGGGCGCGCTGGAGGCCTTCGCCGAGATGGTCGACGTTTCGCGCCGCGCGGACTGCCCGCTGCACCTCGCGCACGCCACGATGAACTTCTCCGTCAACAAGGGCAAAGCGCCGGAGCTGCTGAAGCTGCTGGACGACGCCCTCGACGCCGGCGGAGACATCACCCTCGACACCTACCCGTATCTGCCGGGCGCCACCTACCTGTCGGCGCTGCTGCCGAGCTGGGCCACCGAGGGCGGGCTCGACGCGACTCTCGCGCGACTGTCCGATGCGGACAGCCGTGAGCGGATCCGCGTCGAGATCGAGGAGACCGGCTCGGACGGCGCGCACGGCGTGCCCATCGACTGGTCCGGCATCGAGATCAACGGCGTGCGCCGGCAGAGCAACGCCGGCCTCGTGGGCCACAGCGTCGCGGAGTCCGCGCGGGCACAAGGTAAAACGCCCGCCGAGCTGTACTTCGCCACGCTGGTCGACGAGCGCCTCGGCACCTCGTGCCTGATGCACATCGGCCACGAGGAGAACGTGCAGGCGATCATGCGCCACCGCACGCACACCGGCGGTTCCGACGGCCTGCTCGTCGGCAACCGGCCGCACCCGCGGGCCTGGGGCACGTTCCCCCGGTACCTCGCCCGCTACGTCCGTGAACTGGGCGTGCTCGGGCTGGCCGACTGCGTCGCGCACCTCACCGGACGCGCGGCGCGGCGGCTGCGGCTCGCCGACCGGGGCCTCGTGCGCCCCGGGTACGCGGCCGACCTGGTGTTGTTCGATCCCGCCACGATCACCGACACCGCCACCTTCGAAAACCCGAGGCAGCCCGCCGAGGGGATCTCCCACGTTTTCGTGAACGGCGTCGCCGCGATCGAGGACACCCACCCCACCGGCGCCCTCGCCGGCCATTCCCTTCGTCACCCCGGGAGGGGCCGATGA
- a CDS encoding RidA family protein: protein MGKTAITTENAPKPPAKFSQAVRKGNILQVAGTVAFDPATGAVVGDDIATQTRQVSKNIEALLTEAGSGWADAVMVRVYLTDTSHFAPFNEVYNELIGDGPHSARTTVYVGLPAGLLVEIDVLCVLD, encoded by the coding sequence ATGGGCAAGACGGCGATCACGACCGAGAACGCGCCGAAGCCGCCGGCGAAGTTCTCGCAGGCCGTCCGCAAGGGCAACATCCTGCAGGTCGCGGGCACGGTCGCGTTCGACCCCGCGACCGGCGCGGTCGTCGGCGACGACATCGCGACGCAGACGCGGCAGGTGTCCAAGAACATCGAGGCCCTGCTCACCGAGGCCGGTTCGGGCTGGGCCGACGCGGTGATGGTGCGCGTGTACCTCACCGACACGAGCCACTTCGCACCGTTCAACGAGGTCTACAACGAGCTGATCGGCGACGGCCCGCACTCGGCTCGCACCACGGTCTACGTCGGCCTGCCCGCCGGTCTCCTCGTGGAGATCGACGTGCTCTGCGTGCTCGACTGA
- a CDS encoding extracellular solute-binding protein: MRVRRPSTVISVAAALALLAGCAPTQSAPAAAGGDDQTGTLRVWLFDEASRAPKEAAVKEAITEFKAAHAGVDVDVQWVPVEGRADKFSGAFNDPSNAPDVAEFGNTDVASYAQTGALSDLTGDISSWSEGKDLLPSVLDTAKSGGKTYGLPWYTGIRALYYRTDVFTELGLKPPATLAELTDDARKIHAAKPDLYGISTGGKYTYALLPFVWANGGDVAKSDGGKWTSTVESAQAKAGITAYANLLKDDICPPAACANLTGTQSVTAFAGGKAGMTIGGDFNRKAVEQGAVKGKYAVVPLPGTTPGSVAPAFAGGNLLGVFGASKRHGLAVQFAELLAGAKYQEKMYNAMGNLPTLESVQKKLAASDPTLKPFVDTLAAGTKFVPSTPGWSKIDSQNVLPTAVQQIATGGKDVDGALADATAAMNKNFG; the protein is encoded by the coding sequence ATGAGAGTGCGTCGTCCGTCCACCGTCATCAGTGTCGCCGCGGCGCTGGCCCTCCTGGCCGGCTGCGCACCCACGCAGTCCGCCCCGGCCGCGGCCGGCGGGGACGACCAGACCGGCACCCTGCGGGTGTGGCTGTTCGACGAGGCCAGCCGCGCGCCCAAGGAAGCGGCGGTGAAGGAGGCCATCACCGAGTTCAAGGCCGCGCACGCCGGCGTGGACGTCGACGTGCAGTGGGTGCCGGTCGAGGGCCGCGCCGACAAGTTCTCCGGCGCCTTCAACGACCCGTCGAACGCCCCGGATGTCGCCGAGTTCGGCAACACCGATGTGGCGAGCTACGCCCAGACCGGCGCGCTCAGCGACCTCACGGGCGACATCTCGTCGTGGAGCGAGGGCAAGGACCTGCTGCCCTCGGTGCTCGACACCGCGAAGTCGGGCGGCAAGACCTACGGCCTGCCCTGGTACACCGGCATCCGCGCTCTCTACTACCGGACCGACGTGTTCACCGAGCTGGGCCTCAAGCCGCCGGCCACCCTCGCGGAGCTGACCGACGACGCCCGCAAGATCCACGCCGCCAAGCCCGACCTCTACGGCATCTCGACCGGCGGCAAGTACACCTACGCGCTCCTGCCGTTCGTCTGGGCCAACGGTGGTGACGTGGCCAAGTCCGACGGTGGCAAGTGGACGTCCACTGTGGAATCCGCTCAGGCGAAGGCCGGCATCACCGCGTACGCGAACCTGCTCAAGGACGACATCTGCCCGCCCGCCGCGTGCGCGAACCTCACCGGCACGCAGAGCGTGACCGCGTTCGCCGGCGGCAAGGCCGGGATGACCATCGGCGGTGACTTCAACCGCAAGGCCGTGGAGCAGGGCGCGGTGAAGGGCAAGTACGCCGTGGTCCCGCTGCCGGGCACCACCCCGGGCTCGGTCGCGCCCGCGTTCGCCGGCGGCAACCTGCTGGGTGTGTTCGGCGCGAGCAAGCGCCACGGGCTCGCCGTGCAGTTCGCGGAGCTGCTGGCCGGGGCGAAGTACCAGGAGAAGATGTACAACGCCATGGGCAACCTGCCCACGCTGGAGAGCGTGCAGAAGAAGCTCGCGGCGAGCGACCCGACGCTCAAGCCGTTCGTGGACACCCTCGCCGCCGGCACGAAGTTCGTGCCGAGCACGCCCGGCTGGTCGAAGATCGACAGCCAGAACGTGCTGCCCACCGCCGTCCAGCAGATCGCGACCGGCGGCAAGGACGTGGACGGGGCGCTCGCCGACGCCACGGCGGCGATGAACAAGAACTTCGGCTGA
- a CDS encoding carbohydrate ABC transporter permease yields MAVISARSSSKTTGHRRVRRPGRLVAEIITVVVAGIVAFPLYWMVLSAFKPAGEIQTADPKPWTLAPSLDSFQRVLTVSGFGRFFVNSLVVALAVVVLSLLLSFLSAVALTRFRFRGRTVLLVMILVAQMVPVEALTIPLFFLMRQIGAVAPAFGLNELGSLVLVHLAFSLPFAIWMLRGFVAAVPAELEEAAKLDGASRMRFTWQILFPLVAPGLVAVSVLAFIHAWNDFLFAKTFIISKTENQTLPQAILVFFKPEETDWGAVMASSTLMTIPVLVFFVLVQRRLVSGMSGAVKG; encoded by the coding sequence ATGGCTGTGATCAGTGCGCGGTCCTCCTCGAAAACCACGGGCCACCGCCGGGTGCGTCGGCCGGGCCGGCTCGTCGCGGAGATCATCACGGTCGTGGTGGCCGGGATCGTGGCGTTCCCGCTCTACTGGATGGTGCTCTCGGCGTTCAAGCCGGCGGGTGAGATCCAGACGGCCGACCCGAAACCGTGGACGCTCGCACCTTCGCTCGACAGCTTCCAGCGGGTGCTCACCGTGTCGGGCTTCGGCCGGTTCTTCGTGAACAGCCTGGTGGTCGCGCTCGCCGTGGTGGTGCTGTCGCTGCTGCTGTCCTTCCTGTCCGCGGTCGCGCTCACGCGGTTCCGCTTCCGCGGGCGCACGGTGCTGCTGGTGATGATCCTCGTGGCGCAGATGGTGCCGGTGGAGGCACTGACGATCCCGCTGTTCTTCCTGATGCGCCAGATCGGCGCGGTCGCGCCGGCGTTCGGGCTCAACGAGCTGGGCTCGCTCGTGCTGGTGCACCTGGCGTTCAGCCTGCCGTTCGCGATCTGGATGCTGCGCGGGTTCGTCGCGGCGGTGCCGGCGGAGCTGGAGGAAGCGGCGAAGCTGGACGGCGCGTCACGGATGCGCTTCACCTGGCAGATCCTGTTCCCGCTGGTGGCGCCCGGCTTGGTCGCCGTGAGCGTGCTGGCGTTCATCCACGCGTGGAACGACTTCCTGTTCGCGAAGACGTTCATCATCTCCAAGACCGAGAACCAGACGCTGCCGCAGGCGATCCTGGTGTTCTTCAAACCGGAGGAGACCGACTGGGGCGCGGTGATGGCGTCGTCCACCCTCATGACGATCCCGGTGCTGGTGTTCTTCGTGCTGGTGCAACGCCGGCTCGTCTCCGGGATGTCCGGCGCGGTGAAAGGCTGA
- a CDS encoding GntP family permease, with protein MIHWLQTTTGGLLTLAAVSIAVLLVLIIKVKVEPFIALIVVGVLTALAAGLPVGTLVGTAQKTSDSLLEKGFGSILGHITAIIGLGTLLGSILERSGGARVLTSALLRSFGEKRAPLAMGLSGLIFGIPVFFDIGIFVLAPLVYAAAKQGGRSIVLYAMPLLAGLSITHAFIPPHPGPVAAAGLLHVDLGWLILMGAVCGIPAWFVGGILYSTWIGKRVNVPLAEEFAKLAGDDEDEATDPPSLGLVSGIIAIPLVLILVGTFGSIVLPKNSGAAGVAAFLGTPAIALTIATLLASWLLGRRRGMTGADLAQLSTNALRPVAMILLVVGAGSFFGAVLSATGIGKAVAGSLGDAGLPVIFAAYIISCGMRIAQGSATVAIVTTSGIVAPTVVELHYSQPQLALIVIAISAGSIIASHVNDGGFWIVSRYFGLSVPQTLKTWTALETVLSVSGFVVAALIMAVV; from the coding sequence ATGATCCACTGGCTGCAGACCACGACCGGCGGTCTGCTCACGCTCGCCGCGGTTTCGATCGCCGTCCTGCTCGTGCTCATCATCAAGGTCAAGGTCGAACCGTTCATCGCGCTGATCGTGGTGGGCGTGCTCACCGCGCTGGCCGCCGGGCTGCCGGTCGGCACACTGGTCGGCACCGCGCAGAAAACGTCGGACTCCTTGCTGGAAAAGGGGTTCGGCAGCATCCTCGGGCACATCACGGCGATCATCGGCCTCGGCACGCTGCTGGGGTCGATCCTCGAACGCTCCGGTGGCGCCCGCGTGCTGACCTCGGCGCTGCTGCGCTCCTTCGGCGAGAAACGCGCGCCGCTCGCGATGGGCCTGTCCGGCCTGATCTTCGGCATCCCGGTGTTCTTCGACATCGGCATCTTCGTGCTGGCGCCGCTCGTTTACGCCGCGGCCAAGCAGGGCGGCCGTTCGATCGTGCTGTACGCGATGCCGCTGCTGGCGGGTCTGTCGATCACGCACGCGTTCATCCCGCCGCACCCCGGCCCGGTCGCGGCGGCCGGGTTGCTGCACGTGGACCTCGGCTGGCTCATCCTGATGGGCGCGGTCTGCGGCATCCCGGCGTGGTTCGTCGGCGGCATCCTCTACTCGACGTGGATCGGCAAACGCGTGAACGTGCCGCTCGCCGAGGAATTCGCGAAGCTCGCCGGTGACGATGAGGACGAAGCCACAGACCCGCCTTCGCTCGGCCTGGTCAGCGGCATCATCGCGATCCCGCTCGTGCTGATCCTCGTGGGCACGTTCGGCAGCATCGTGCTGCCGAAGAACTCCGGCGCCGCCGGGGTCGCGGCCTTCCTGGGCACCCCGGCCATCGCGCTGACGATCGCGACGCTGCTCGCGTCGTGGCTGCTGGGCCGCCGGCGCGGCATGACGGGCGCGGACCTGGCGCAGCTGTCGACGAACGCGCTGCGCCCGGTCGCGATGATCCTGCTGGTGGTGGGCGCGGGCTCGTTCTTCGGAGCGGTGCTCTCGGCGACCGGCATCGGCAAGGCCGTCGCCGGCTCACTCGGCGACGCGGGCCTGCCGGTGATCTTCGCGGCGTACATCATCAGCTGCGGCATGCGCATCGCGCAGGGCTCGGCGACGGTCGCGATCGTGACCACGAGCGGCATCGTCGCGCCGACAGTGGTGGAGCTGCACTACTCGCAGCCGCAGCTGGCCCTGATCGTGATCGCGATCTCCGCGGGCTCGATCATCGCCTCCCACGTGAACGACGGCGGGTTCTGGATCGTGTCGCGTTACTTCGGTCTTTCCGTGCCCCAGACGCTGAAAACGTGGACCGCACTCGAAACGGTCCTTTCCGTCAGCGGCTTCGTCGTGGCAGCATTGATCATGGCAGTGGTCTGA
- a CDS encoding lactonase family protein, which yields MAGLSRRTFLGAAGAAGLGTVLSTQLASAAPVACPRDAGTTAYVGSYTSTPPAGHGLDVTGRTGTAPALTPVRTVAGVPDASWFDRSRDGRTLYVTNEGDPNGAISALDVTTATSPRLLNSVSSKGSAPTHLSVHSSQKYVLAANYGSGSVVVLPILAGGKLGPATDVQQHTGAERDAHAHQVVNDPTGQWVLSVDLGADSVYVYSLDTGSGKLALHQQVELPSGAGPRHLAFHPNGRYAYLAQELRPEITVLSWDAAAGKLTPLAVVPAVPAGSTGDLFPGEIAVSKDAKFVYATVRGPNTIATFSVSGGGTTLKLMSGVDTGGNWPRHLALSPDERWFYVSNQRSGTVTWLPRDPATGLPGAVAGSLAVPSANSVFFA from the coding sequence ATGGCCGGACTTTCCCGTCGCACGTTCCTCGGCGCCGCCGGCGCCGCCGGACTCGGCACCGTGCTCAGCACCCAGCTCGCGAGCGCCGCACCCGTCGCGTGCCCGCGAGACGCGGGAACCACCGCGTACGTCGGCAGCTACACCAGCACCCCACCGGCCGGACACGGCCTCGACGTCACAGGCCGCACGGGCACCGCGCCGGCGCTCACCCCGGTACGCACCGTCGCGGGCGTGCCCGACGCGTCGTGGTTCGACCGCAGCCGCGACGGCCGCACCCTCTACGTGACCAACGAGGGCGACCCGAACGGCGCGATCTCCGCGCTCGACGTCACCACGGCGACGAGCCCGAGGCTGCTCAACTCCGTGTCGTCGAAGGGCAGCGCGCCCACGCACCTGTCGGTGCACAGCAGCCAGAAGTACGTGCTGGCGGCCAACTACGGCTCGGGCAGCGTGGTCGTGCTGCCGATCCTGGCGGGCGGCAAGCTCGGCCCGGCCACCGACGTGCAGCAGCACACCGGGGCCGAGCGCGACGCGCACGCGCACCAGGTGGTGAACGACCCGACCGGCCAGTGGGTGCTGTCGGTCGACCTCGGCGCCGACTCGGTCTACGTGTACTCGCTCGACACCGGCAGCGGGAAACTCGCGCTGCACCAGCAGGTCGAGCTCCCCTCCGGCGCGGGACCCCGGCACCTGGCGTTCCACCCGAACGGCCGCTACGCCTACCTCGCGCAGGAGCTGCGGCCGGAGATCACCGTGCTGTCCTGGGACGCGGCGGCGGGCAAGCTCACGCCGCTCGCGGTCGTCCCGGCGGTGCCGGCCGGCAGTACCGGCGACCTGTTCCCCGGTGAGATCGCCGTGTCGAAGGACGCGAAGTTCGTCTACGCGACCGTGCGCGGTCCGAACACGATCGCCACGTTCTCGGTCTCCGGCGGCGGCACCACGCTGAAGCTGATGTCCGGTGTGGACACCGGGGGCAACTGGCCGCGCCACCTCGCGCTCTCGCCCGACGAGCGCTGGTTCTACGTGTCCAACCAGCGTTCGGGCACCGTCACCTGGCTGCCGCGCGACCCGGCCACGGGCCTACCCGGCGCGGTCGCCGGCTCGCTGGCCGTGCCGTCGGCCAACTCCGTTTTCTTCGCCTGA
- a CDS encoding IclR family transcriptional regulator, whose product MSQSLDRALTVLAGLARGAKTLDELAEEIGVHKTTVLRLLRTLESHHFVRREGTRHYRLGSALFDLANQALEDHDVRRSSHDSLAALNIRTGHTVHLASYEDGEVVYIDKFEGHHSVRMYSRIGKRAPLHCTAVGKVLVAAMPRARREEIARSLDYVVLTPNTITSPEAYLAELEKVAERGYAVDNAEHEDFIHCIAAPVRGAGGEVLAAASMSVPKVLLDYDGLLALVPELRAATDEASVHSGWTGNGKG is encoded by the coding sequence GTGAGCCAGAGCCTGGACCGGGCGCTGACCGTGCTGGCCGGGCTCGCCCGCGGCGCGAAGACGCTGGACGAGCTCGCCGAGGAGATCGGCGTGCACAAGACGACCGTGCTGCGGCTGTTGCGCACACTCGAGTCGCACCACTTCGTGCGCCGCGAGGGAACCCGCCACTACCGCCTCGGCAGCGCGCTGTTCGACCTCGCGAACCAGGCGCTGGAAGACCACGACGTGCGCCGCAGCTCCCACGACTCGCTCGCGGCGCTCAACATCCGCACCGGGCACACCGTGCACCTCGCGTCCTATGAGGACGGCGAAGTCGTCTACATCGACAAGTTCGAAGGCCATCACTCCGTGCGGATGTACTCCCGCATCGGCAAACGCGCGCCCCTGCACTGCACCGCCGTCGGCAAGGTGCTCGTGGCCGCGATGCCGCGGGCGCGGCGCGAGGAGATCGCGCGTTCGCTGGACTACGTGGTGCTCACGCCGAACACGATCACCTCACCCGAGGCGTACTTGGCGGAACTGGAGAAGGTCGCCGAACGCGGTTACGCCGTGGACAACGCCGAGCACGAGGACTTCATCCACTGCATCGCGGCCCCCGTGCGCGGCGCGGGCGGCGAGGTGCTGGCCGCGGCGTCGATGTCGGTGCCGAAGGTGCTGCTGGACTACGACGGCCTGCTCGCGCTCGTGCCCGAGCTGAGGGCCGCCACCGACGAGGCTTCCGTCCACAGTGGATGGACGGGGAACGGAAAGGGGTAA
- a CDS encoding sugar kinase produces MTSPPEVLCIGESMALFVPAEPGPPEQVRSWLRTFGGAESNVACHLPALGVPSAWVSAVGDDPFGRALVREIASAGVDVSGVEIDLARPTGLYVKESGAQGSPVRYYRTGSAASALGPDLVSRLHLGGVRVLHLSGITPALSASCLALVRAVLEAPRGERLVSFDVNHRPALGQDLSVLAELAGRADLVLTGDDEAERVWGTGDPARLRKLLPGPRTLVVKHGERGATLVEGEAAPVFEPALRVDVIEPVGAGDAFAAGFLAATLRGADPSTRLRRGHLQAAATLLTHDDVGVPLPAPVVDTLLRADAEEWSAARLTGEGVVVR; encoded by the coding sequence GTGACGAGCCCGCCCGAGGTGCTCTGCATCGGCGAGTCGATGGCCCTGTTCGTGCCGGCCGAACCCGGCCCACCCGAACAGGTGCGCAGCTGGCTGCGCACCTTCGGCGGCGCCGAGTCGAATGTCGCGTGCCACCTGCCCGCGCTCGGTGTTCCGAGCGCGTGGGTGAGCGCGGTCGGCGACGACCCGTTCGGCCGCGCGCTGGTGCGGGAGATCGCTTCGGCCGGCGTCGACGTGAGCGGTGTCGAGATCGATCTGGCGCGTCCGACGGGCCTGTACGTCAAGGAAAGCGGCGCCCAGGGAAGCCCGGTGCGTTATTACCGCACCGGTTCGGCCGCCTCGGCGCTCGGACCGGACCTCGTGAGCCGGCTGCACCTCGGCGGCGTGCGCGTGCTGCACCTGTCCGGGATCACGCCCGCGTTGTCGGCCAGTTGCCTCGCGCTCGTGCGCGCGGTGCTGGAGGCCCCGCGCGGCGAGCGGCTCGTGTCGTTCGACGTCAACCACCGGCCGGCGCTGGGACAGGACCTCTCCGTGCTCGCGGAGCTGGCCGGGCGCGCCGACCTCGTGCTCACCGGCGACGACGAGGCCGAACGCGTGTGGGGGACCGGTGACCCCGCGCGGCTGCGGAAGCTGCTGCCCGGGCCACGCACCCTCGTGGTGAAGCACGGCGAACGCGGCGCGACGCTCGTCGAAGGCGAGGCGGCGCCGGTGTTCGAACCCGCGCTGCGCGTGGACGTGATCGAGCCGGTCGGTGCGGGCGACGCGTTCGCGGCCGGGTTCCTCGCCGCCACCCTGCGCGGCGCCGACCCGTCGACCCGGCTGCGCCGCGGGCACCTGCAGGCCGCCGCGACCCTGCTGACCCACGACGACGTCGGCGTGCCCCTGCCCGCCCCTGTGGTGGATACGCTGCTGCGCGCGGACGCCGAAGAGTGGAGCGCGGCCCGCCTGACGGGAGAGGGTGTGGTGGTGAGGTGA
- a CDS encoding amino acid deaminase: MNSSEHAALAAAVRAGRDEKIDWRFRSIAPALAGLTLDEAAARRANLFADGFFGPFVVLDAAALEHNLATMAAWCDGHGIALAPHGKTTMAPELFARQLEHGAWGVTAANAGHLRIYRAFGVSRILLANQLVDPAGLRWLAAELAADPTFEFVCWADSVRGVELMTEALAGCARPVDVLVELGGAGGRTGVRDPETALAVAEAIAKSPALRLRGTGGYEGALSHDTDDAALTKISSYVDTLRDSAIAFAEKGLLAEGQVYVTAGGSAYFDRVAQELTKPWPDGMDVLPILRSGAYVTHDDGFYREISPLGVHPRLTGVAPFHAALHAWAQVTSKPTPELALLTAGKRDLPYDEGMPEPQLLRKNGVNAELTGHAVTKLNDQHAFLALSAGSPVEVGDWVRLGLSHPCTTFDKWSLLPVVDTDGETVVDFVRTWF, translated from the coding sequence ATGAACAGCTCCGAGCACGCCGCCCTGGCCGCCGCCGTCCGCGCAGGCCGGGACGAGAAGATCGACTGGCGCTTCCGCTCGATCGCGCCCGCGCTGGCCGGGCTCACCCTCGACGAGGCCGCGGCCCGGCGCGCGAACCTGTTCGCCGACGGCTTCTTCGGCCCGTTCGTGGTGCTCGACGCCGCGGCGCTGGAGCACAACCTCGCCACCATGGCCGCGTGGTGTGACGGGCACGGGATCGCGCTCGCGCCGCACGGCAAGACCACGATGGCGCCCGAGCTGTTCGCGCGCCAGCTCGAGCACGGCGCGTGGGGCGTCACCGCCGCCAACGCCGGGCACCTGCGGATCTACCGCGCGTTCGGCGTCTCGCGGATCCTGCTGGCCAACCAGCTCGTGGACCCGGCGGGCCTGCGCTGGCTCGCGGCCGAGCTGGCGGCGGATCCGACGTTCGAGTTCGTGTGCTGGGCCGACTCCGTGCGGGGCGTCGAGCTGATGACCGAGGCGCTGGCCGGTTGCGCGCGGCCGGTCGACGTGCTCGTGGAACTGGGCGGCGCAGGCGGGCGCACAGGGGTGCGCGACCCCGAGACCGCGCTGGCCGTGGCCGAGGCCATCGCCAAGAGCCCGGCGCTGCGGTTGCGCGGCACCGGCGGTTACGAGGGCGCGTTGTCGCACGACACCGACGACGCCGCCCTGACCAAGATCAGTTCCTATGTGGACACCCTGCGCGACTCGGCGATCGCGTTCGCGGAAAAGGGCCTGCTCGCCGAAGGCCAGGTGTACGTGACGGCCGGCGGGAGCGCGTACTTCGACCGTGTGGCCCAGGAGCTCACGAAACCGTGGCCGGACGGGATGGATGTGCTGCCGATCCTGCGCAGCGGCGCCTACGTGACTCATGACGACGGCTTCTACCGCGAGATCTCACCGCTCGGCGTGCACCCACGCCTGACCGGCGTCGCGCCGTTCCACGCCGCGCTGCACGCGTGGGCGCAGGTCACCTCGAAGCCCACTCCCGAGCTGGCGCTGCTCACCGCCGGCAAGCGCGATCTGCCCTACGACGAGGGTATGCCGGAGCCGCAGCTGCTGCGCAAGAACGGCGTCAACGCCGAGCTGACCGGCCACGCCGTGACGAAGCTGAACGACCAGCACGCGTTCCTCGCGCTGTCCGCCGGCTCGCCCGTCGAGGTCGGCGACTGGGTGCGGCTCGGGCTTTCGCACCCGTGCACGACGTTCGACAAGTGGTCGCTGCTGCCGGTGGTGGACACCGACGGCGAGACGGTCGTCGACTTCGTGCGGACGTGGTTCTGA